Proteins encoded by one window of Lutibacter sp. A64:
- a CDS encoding PadR family transcriptional regulator, producing MANQKLYKGSLQTIILKLLEEKGKMYGYEITQKVKELTKGELSITEGALYPALHKLEAEGLLDVEVAKVDNRLRKYYKLTENGTKETVSRLAEMEDFLRTMQTIVNPKFSLE from the coding sequence ATGGCAAATCAAAAATTATACAAGGGCTCTTTACAAACCATTATTTTAAAATTATTGGAAGAAAAAGGCAAAATGTATGGTTACGAAATTACGCAAAAAGTAAAGGAATTAACCAAAGGGGAGCTTTCAATTACTGAGGGAGCCTTATATCCTGCGCTTCATAAATTAGAAGCTGAAGGTTTGTTAGATGTTGAAGTTGCAAAAGTTGACAATCGCTTACGAAAATATTATAAGTTAACTGAAAACGGTACTAAAGAAACCGTAAGTAGGTTGGCCGAAATGGAAGATTTTTTACGAACCATGCAAACTATTGTAAATCCTAAATTTAGTTTAGAATAA